One window from the genome of Oreochromis niloticus isolate F11D_XX linkage group LG20, O_niloticus_UMD_NMBU, whole genome shotgun sequence encodes:
- the sema3b gene encoding semaphorin-3B, with protein MMTMMMMVVATMVTCSSLFLLGLAAAHASSSTVTRTSSSPSSSSSSSSSSSSSSTSPRMKLSYKELQQFHGVRRFELERSCCFSALLLDEERGRLFVGAKNFLLSLSLDNIAKQEHKIYWPAPVDWREECNWAGKDITSDCVNYVKIVHHYNRTHLYACGTGAFHPTCAFVEVGHRMEDHVFRIDPSKVEDGKGKSPYDPRHNAASVLVGDELYAGVATDLMGRDFTIFRSLGKRPSVRTEQHDSRWLNEPKFVGSFWVPESENPDDDKVFFFFRETAVEAQGLGKSTYSRIGQLCRNDMGGQRSLVNKWTTFLKTRLICSVPGADGSDTYFDELRDVFLLQTRDRKNPLVYTVFSTSSSVFKGSAVCLYTMNDIRRAFLGPFAHKEGPNYQWVPFQGKVPYPRPGMCPSKTFGSFESTKGFPDDVIQFARHHPLMYNPVYPMNRRPIFIRTNVDYSFTQIAVDRVNAADGQYDVMFIGTDKGTVLKVISVPKESWNNMEELLLEELEVFKDASSIINMQISSKRQQLYVGSDTGLAQIPLHRCSVYGKACAECCLARDPYCAWDGTSCTRYLPNTKRRFRRQDVRNGDPNTLCSGDHHKHRIAEKKLYAVEGSSTFLECVPKSLQARVTWTFQKHPQNRREEVRLDDRILQTDRGLLIRRVLKRDIGIYQCHAMEHGFTQTLLGITLELVPSPPSFVSNLPSDAPVRLDPRSGGGPPMTNQKLWYRDFMQLVDHPNLNTVDQICEQVWARRNTGDDQVGKDITPLRPAVRPPNKKWKHLQEIRKGRNRRTHDGKPNPRAPRSAGE; from the exons ATGATGactatgatgatgatggtggtggccACGATGGTCACCTGCAGCTCTCTGTTCCTGCTGGGGCTGGCCGCTGCCCATGCATCCTCCAGCACTGTGACCCGCACCTCCTCttcaccttcttcttcttcttcttcttcttcctcctcctcttcatcatccaCCTCACCGCGCATGAAGTTATCATATAAAG AGTTGCAGCAGTTCCACGGAGTGCGACGGTTTGAGCTGGAGCGTTCCTGCTGCTTTAGCGCCCTGCTGTTGGATGAAGAGAGGGGTCGACTGTTTGTGGGAGCCAAGAACTTCCTGCTGTCTCTGTCGTTGGACAACATCGCCAAACAAGAACACAAG ATCTATTGGCCTGCCCCTGTTGACTGGAGGGAGGAATGTAACTGGGCTGGCAAGGACATCACT tCTGACTGTGTGAACTACGTGAAGATTGTACACCACTATAACCGCACCCACTTATACGCCTGTGGAACGGGTGCTTTCCACCCCACCTGTGCCTTTGTCGAGGTGGGACACAGGATGGAG GACCACGTGTTCAGGATTGACCCCTCTAAAGTGGAGGACGGGAAAGGAAAGAGTCCGTATGATCCTCGACATAACGCTGCGTCTGTGCTCGTCG GTGATGAGCTGTATGCAGGCGTGGCCACAGATTTAATGGGAAGGGACTTCACCATCTTCAGAAGCCTGGGGAAACGCCCCTCTGTCCGCACTGAACAGCATGATTCAAGATGGCTTAATG AACCAAAGTTTGTTGGGTCCTTCTGGGTCCCTGAAAGTGAGAACCCAGATGACGATaaggtcttcttcttcttccggGAGACAGCAGTTGAGGCTCAAGGGTTGGGAAAATCCACCTACTCCAGAATCGGACAGCTGTGCAGG AATGATATGGGCGGTCAGCGAAGCCTGGTGAACAAGTGGACAACATTTCTGAAGACCCGTCTGATCTGCTCGGTACCAGGAGCTGATGGCAGCGACACGTACTTCGATGAGCTGC GCGATGTTTTCCTGCTGCAGACGAGGGACAGAAAGAACCCTCTGGTTTACACCGTCTTCTCTACTTCCAG CAGTGTATTTAAAGGCTCAGCTGTGTGTCTCTACACCATGAATGATATCCGGAGAGCCTTCCTGGGGCCATTTGCTCACAAAGAGGGGCCCAACTACCAGTGGGTCCCCTTCCAGGGAAAAGTGCCCTATCCCCGCCCCGGAATG TGCCCCAGCAAGACATTCGGCAGCTTTGAGTCAACAAAGGGTTTCCCAGATGATGTGATTCAGTTCGCGCGTCACCACCCTCTAATGTACAACCCGGTCTACCCTATGAACCGAAGGCCCATCTTCATCAGGACCAATGTGGACTACAGCTTTACACAGATCGCTGTGGACAGAGTCAATGCTGCTGACGGACAGTACGACGTCATGTTTATTGGCACAG ATAAAGGGACAGTACTAAAGGTGATCAGTGTCCCCAAGGAGAGCTGGAACAACATGGAGGAACTTTtactggaggagttggaggttTTCAAA GACGCCTCGTCTATCATCAACATGCAGATCTCCTCAAAACGG CAACAGCTGTATGTCGGCTCTGACACAGGCCTTGCCCAGATTCCACTTCACCGCTGCAGTGTATACGGGAAGGCCTGCGCTGAGTGTTGCCTGGCCAGAGACCCGTACTGTGCCTGGGATGGAACTTCCTGTACTCGCTACCTGCCAAACACAAAGAG ACGTTTTCGCCGCCAGGATGTAAGAAATGGAGACCCGAACACTCTTTGCTCAGGAG ATCATCATAAGCATCGTATTGCAGAGAAGAAGCTGTATGCTGTAGAGGGAAGTAGCACTTTCTTAGAGTGCGTCCCCAAATCCCTTCAGGCCAGAGTCACCTGGACCTTCCAGAAACATCCACAGAATCGACGGGAAGAG GTACGTCTTGATGATCGCATACTCCAGACAGACAGAGGTCTTCTGATTCGCCGTGTCCTGAAAAGAGATATTGGCATCTACCAGTGCCATGCAATGGAGCATGGCTTCACCCAAACTTTACTAGGCATCACCTTAGAACTTGTACCTTCCCCACCTTCATTTGTCTCCAATCTACCCTCCGATGCCCCTGTTCGATTAGATCCCCGCAGCGGAGGCGGACCCCCAATGACCAATCAAAAGCTTTGGTACCGGGACTTCATGCAGCTGGTGGACCATCCGAACCTAAACACGGTTGACCAGATTTGCGAGCAGGTTTGGGCACGCAGGAACACCGGTGATGACCAGGTGGGTAAGGACATCACACCTCTGCGTCCTGCTGTCCGCCCACCTAATAAGAAATGGAAGCATCTTCAGGAGATAAGGAAGGGGAGAAACCGTCGGACCCACGATGGGAAACCAAACCCGCGTGCGCCACGCAGTGCAGGGGAGTAA